A single genomic interval of Leptospira stimsonii harbors:
- a CDS encoding single-stranded DNA-binding protein produces MKNLSHIILDGNLTADPELKTLNSGKSVATFTLAVNHDHRSTPDQPGEVSYIDIEAWERQAENCHEYLKKGKKATVIGELRQDRWKSQDGGNRSKMKVVVHTVRFDGLPGKREKEAA; encoded by the coding sequence ATGAAAAATCTATCACATATCATTCTGGACGGAAATCTAACGGCCGATCCGGAACTCAAAACTCTCAACAGCGGAAAGAGCGTCGCTACCTTTACTTTGGCGGTCAATCACGATCATCGATCCACACCCGATCAGCCTGGGGAGGTTTCGTATATAGACATAGAAGCGTGGGAGCGGCAGGCCGAGAACTGCCACGAATATCTAAAGAAGGGGAAAAAAGCGACCGTGATCGGAGAACTCAGGCAGGATCGTTGGAAATCTCAAGACGGTGGAAATCGAAGTAAGATGAAGGTTGTCGTTCATACCGTACGTTTTGACGGATTACCGGGAAAGAGGGAAAAGGAAGCGGCTTAG
- a CDS encoding Na+-dependent transporter, with translation MLEAALILLALSSMSSLGLELTSEQLDSTKKMFTTGIVVCFLNLFLLPLFAFLLCKVFSLSPSIRLGIFLCTCSGGGASAGLFILKAKGSSGTGAAMLSLLNFTSLFTAPLLITLYSGSSFFEFEKALRILPKLLAIGLVFFGLPLGIGFWIRKKKESVAFQISPYLVRTSNLSLGFSIFYLAFQYSEQILEFGLPIWITIVLVTGLSFTIGIFLFKDKSEDRRSIGVVSGIRNLSLALLLANEQTGDPRVLITILLYGFIMYLVAFPASFFWRRWKNIPV, from the coding sequence ATGTTAGAAGCCGCCCTCATTCTTCTTGCCTTGTCTTCAATGAGTTCCCTCGGACTCGAACTCACCTCGGAACAGTTGGATTCTACTAAGAAGATGTTTACGACGGGAATTGTGGTTTGTTTTCTCAATCTCTTTCTACTTCCTCTTTTCGCATTTCTTCTTTGCAAAGTCTTTTCACTTTCTCCTTCGATCCGTCTCGGAATTTTTCTCTGCACTTGCTCGGGCGGAGGTGCTTCGGCAGGATTATTCATCTTAAAAGCGAAGGGCTCGTCAGGAACGGGGGCGGCCATGTTGAGCCTCTTGAATTTTACAAGCCTCTTTACGGCCCCTCTTCTCATCACATTGTATTCCGGAAGTTCGTTCTTCGAATTTGAAAAAGCGCTTCGGATTCTTCCTAAATTATTGGCGATCGGATTAGTCTTCTTCGGACTTCCTTTAGGAATCGGATTTTGGATTCGGAAAAAAAAAGAATCCGTCGCCTTTCAAATTTCCCCGTATCTCGTAAGAACCAGCAATTTGTCTCTTGGATTTTCCATTTTCTATCTCGCCTTCCAATATTCGGAACAAATCTTAGAATTCGGTCTTCCAATCTGGATTACAATCGTCCTTGTTACCGGTTTATCTTTTACGATCGGAATTTTTTTATTCAAAGATAAGTCGGAAGACCGAAGGAGCATCGGGGTCGTGAGCGGAATTCGGAATCTTTCTCTCGCCCTTCTTTTAGCGAACGAACAGACGGGAGATCCCAGAGTTTTGATCACGATTCTACTTTATGGATTTATTATGTATCTCGTGGCATTTCCGGCTTCTTTCTTTTGGAGGCGCTGGAAGAATATTCCGGTTTGA